From a region of the Poecile atricapillus isolate bPoeAtr1 chromosome 16, bPoeAtr1.hap1, whole genome shotgun sequence genome:
- the DEPDC5 gene encoding GATOR complex protein DEPDC5 isoform X2 has translation MRTNKVYKLVIHKKGFGGSDDELVVNPKVFLQIKLGDVVEIAHPNDEYSPLLLQVKSLKEDLQKETISVDQTVAQVFRLRPYQDVHVNVVDPKEVTLDLVELTFKDQYIGRGDMWRLKKSLVSTCAYVTQKVEFAGIRAQAGELWVKSEKVTCGYISEDTRVVFRSTSAMVYIFIQMSCEMWDFDIYGDLYFEKAVNGFLADLFTKWKEKNCSHEVTVVLFSRTFYEAKSIDEFPETHRASIRQDHEGRFYEDFYKVVVQNERREEWTSLLVTIKKLFIQYPVLVRLEQAEGFPPGYNSTSAQGNYLEAINLSFNVFDKHYINRNFDRTGQMSVVITPGVGVFEVDRLLMILTKQRMIDNGIGVDLVCMGEQPLHAVPLFKLHNRCGPGDSRMGDDYNIPHWINHSFYTSKSQLLCNSFTPRIKLAGRKPLTEKAKNNRDASLGAPKDAENALPIQVDYDGYDAQVFRLPGPSRAQRCSTFRSVRERESRTRKSSSSYDVSCSPSLQSRTLPPEEVRSQASDDSSLGKISNILMIPRPHLHQCEVSSSLGYTSTRDFLENMLESQQRDSSAPGRFHVGSAESLLHIRPGGYAPQRALINPFAPSRMPMKLTSNRRRWMHTFPVGPSGEAIQIHHQTRQNMAEMQGSGQQDLTHSSAELLELAYHEATGRHVSSRHPGDSGSFLSFGGAEEYGNGLGAGPNAGVNLKTQNKDSLEDAVSNSPDPKRGWSVILSLLLSSSFCSCLGCKTVPGFCCTVGVDWKSLTTPACLPLTTDYFPDRQSLQNDYTEGCYDLLPEADIDRRDEEGVQMTAQQVFEEFICQRLMQGYQIIVQSKPQKPAPAVPPPLSSSPLYSRGLVSRNRPEEEDQYWLSMGRTFHKVTLKDKIITVTRYLPKYPYESAQINYTYSLCPSHSDSEFVSCWVEFSHERLEEYKWNYLDQYICSAGSEDFSLIESLKFWRTRFLLLPACISATKRIMEGEAHCDVYGDKPRSDEEEWQLLDGFIRFVEGLNRIRRRHRSDRMIRKGSAMKGLQIAGPIPTHSLEQSGPPIGKKGTSALSALLQMEASQKTLGEQQAAMLSGKSSGQPSESGNIAITPTYMDSPRKDGAFFMDFVRSPRTASTFYSQVSIDQSVPATSDGNTLLPTGQVPDRGSSQALGSTQNAADPGYSTAGAAEGSSQQCSTSALTSSSTLVEILEAMKHPTTGIQLLSEQKGLSPYCFISAEVVHWLVNNVEGVHTQAMAIDIMQKMLEEQLIVHASGEALRTFIYGFYFYKIVVDKEPDRVGLQQPAMWHTAAMDDFSAFQRKWFEVAFVAEELLHSEIPAFFLPWLPSRPASYASRHSSFSRSFGGRSQAAALLAATVPEQRTVTLDVDVNNRTDRLEWCSCYYHGNFSLNAAFEIKLHWMAVTAAVLFEMVQGWHRKATSCGFLLVPVLEGPFALPSYLYGDPLRAQLFIPLNVSCLLKEGSEHLFDGFEPETYWDRMHLLQEAIAHRFGFVQDKYSASAFNFPAENKPQYIHVTGTVFLQLPYSKRKFSSGQQRRRRNSTSSTNQNMFCEERIGYNWAYNTMLTKTWRSSATGDEKFADRLLKDFTDFCWNKDSRLVTFWTDCLDKMHASAP, from the exons GTGGTCTTCCGCTCCACTTCTGCCatggtttatatttttatcCAGATGAGCTGTGAAATGTGGGATTTTGATATTTATG ggGATCTATACTTTGAGAAAGCTGTGAATGGTTTCCTTGCTGACCTCTTCACAAAATGGAAG GAGAAGAATTGCAGCCATGAAGTGACAGTGGTTCTATTTTCAAGAACATTTTATGAAGCAAAATCTATAG atgaatttCCTGAAACACATCGTGCATCAATTCGGCAGGATCATGAGGGAAGATTTTATGAAGATTTTTACAA AGTCGTAGTTCAGAATGAGAGGCGGGAAGAGTGGACCTCCTTGCTTGTGACCATTAAAAAGCTTTTCATCCAGTATCCTGTGTTGGTACGACTCGAGCAAGCAG AGGGCTTTCCTCCTGGTTACAATTCAACCTCAGCACAAGGGAACTACCTGGAGGCTATAAATCTTTCATTCAATG TGTTTGACAAGCATTACATCAACCGCAACTTCGACCGCACGGGGCAGATGTCGGTGGTGATCACCCCTGGTGTGGGAGTGTTCGAGGTGGATCGGCTCCTCATGATCCTCACCAAGCAGCGCATGATTGACAATG GGATAGGAGTGGATTTGGTGTGCATGGGAGAGCAACCCTTGCATGCTGTACCACTCTTTAAG CTCCATAATCGCTGTGGCCCTGGTGACTCACGAATGGGTGATGATTACAATATCCCACACTGGATAAATCACAG tttctaCACATCCAAAAGCCAACTCCTGTGTAACAGCTTCACTCCACGGATCAAGCTGGCAGGAAGGAAG CCACTGACggagaaagcaaaaaataatcGTGATGCCT cattagGAGCTCCAAAGGATGCTGAGAATGCCTTGCCTATCCAGGTAGATTATGATGGCTACGATGCCCAGGTGTTCCGACTGCCAGGCCCATCCAGAGCCCAGCGCTGTAGCACTTTCAG GTCAGTGAGGGAGCGGGAGAGCCGCACGAGGAAGAGCTCCAGCTCGTACGACGTCTCGTGCAgcccctccctgcagagccGCACGCTGCCCCCGGAAGAGGTGAGGAGCCAGGCTTCTGATGACAGCTCTCTGGGCAAGATCTCCAACATCCTGATGATCCCACGGCCTCACCTGCACCAGTGTGAAGTCAGCAGCTCCTTGGGCTATACCAGCACCAGAG ATTTCCTTGAGAACATGTTGGAGTCGCAGCAGCGCGACTCGAGCGCTCCGGGGCGGTTCCACGTGGGCAGTGCGGAGTCTCTGCTGCACATCCGCCCGGGGGGGTACGCGCCGCAGCGAGCCCTCATCAACCCCTTCGCCCCGTCCCGCATGCCCATGAAGCTGACGTCGAACCGCCGGCGCTGGATGCACACCTTCCCTGTGG GTCCCTCAGGAGAAGCCATCCAGATCCATCATCAGACCCGCCAGAATATGGCAGAAATGCAGGGCAGTGGGCAGCAGGATTTGACAcattcctctgcagagctgctggagctggcttACCATGAGGCAACGGGCAG ACACGTCAGCTCTCGGCATCCAGGGGATAGTGGCTCCTTCCTGAGCTTCGGCGGGGCAGAGGAGTACGGGAACGGGCTGGGGGCCGGCCCCAACGCAG GGGTGAACCTCAAAACTCAGAACAAGGATTCCTTGGAAGATGCTGTCTCTAATTCTCCAGATCCAA AAAGAGGCTGGTCTGTCattctttctctcctcctctccagctccttctgcagtTGTCTAGGATGCAAAACTG TGCCAGGCTTCTGTTGTACAGTTGGAGTGGACTGGAAATCCCTCACCacccctgcctgcctccctctcaCCACGGATTACTTCCCCGACCGCCAGAGCCTGCAGAACGATTACACGGAGGGCTGCTATGACCTGCTGCCAGAGGCTGACATTGACAG GAGGGATGAGGAAGGAGTGCAGATGACAGCCCAGCAGGTGTTTGAGGAGTTCATTTGTCAGCGTCTCATGCAAGGCTATCAGATTATTGTGCAATCCAAGCCACAGAAGCCGGCCCCAGCCGTGCCACCCCCGCTCAGCAGCAGTCCCCTCTACAGCAGAG GTCTTGTGTCAAGAAATAGACCTGAGGAAGAGGATCAGTACTGGCTGAGCATGGGCCGTACCTTCCACAAAGTCAccttaaaagacaaaataattacTGTGACTCGGTACCTGCCCAA GTATCCATATGAATCTGCTCAGATAAACTACACCTACAGCTTGTGTCCCTCACACTCTGACTCTGAGTTTGTCTCTTGCTGGGTAGAATTTTCCCATGAGAGACTAGAAGAGTACAAGTGGAATTACTTGGATCAGTATATCTGCTCTGCTGGCTCAGAGGATTTCAG CCTTATCGAGTCTCTGAAGTTCTGGAGGACGcggttcctgctgctgcccgcCTGCATCAGCGCCACCAAGCGCATCATGGAGGGGGAGGCGCACTGCGACGTGTACGGCGACAAGCCCCGCTCGGACGAGGAGGAGTGGCAGCTCCTCGATGGCTTCATCCGCTTCGTGGAGGGCTTGAACCGCatccgccgccgccaccgctcCGATCGGATGATCCGA AAAGGGTCTGCCATGAAAGGCTTGCAGATTGCTGGTCCAATTCCCACTCACTCTCTGGAGCAGTCTGGGCCTCCCATTGGGAAAAAAGGAACCTCAGcactctcagctctgctgcagatGGAAGCCAGTCAGAA GACACTGGGGGAGCAGCAAGCAGCAATGCTTTCAGGGAAGAGCTCTGGCCAGCCTTCAGAGAGCGGGAACATTGCTATCACACCCACCTATATGGACAGCCCTCGGAAG GATGGGGCCTTCTTTATGGACTTTGTTCGCAGCCCACGCACAGCTTCAACCTTCTACTCCCAG GTCTCTATTGATCAATCAGTTCCTGCAACCTCAGATGGCAACACCTTGCTGCCCACGGGGCAGGTCCCTGacaggggcagcagccaggcccTGGGGAGCACCCAGAACGCTGCAGACCCAGGATACAGCACAGCAGGTGCTGCAGAGGGCAG CTCTCAGCAATGTTCAACAAGTGCTCTGACTTCCTCCTCCACTTTGGTAGAGATTCTTGAAGCCATGAAACACCCCAC CACAGGGATCCAGCTGCTCTCTGAACAGAAGGGCCTCTCCCCCTACTGCTTCATCAGTGCAGAGGTTGTGCACTGGCTGGTGAATAACGTGGAAGGGGTGCACACCCAGGCCATGGCCATTGACATAATGCAG AAAATGTTAGAAGAGCAGCTTATTGTCCATGCATCTGGAGAAGCTTTACGAACCTTTAtttatggcttttatttttacaagatTGTTGTGGACAAAGAACCAGACCGAG TGGGGCTGCAACAGCCTGCCATGTGGCACACAGCTGCCATGGATGACTTCTCAGCCTTCCAGAGGAAATGGTTTGAGGTGGCCTTTGTGGCAGAAGAGCTCCTGCACTCGGAGATCCCGGCGTTcttcctgccctggctgcccaGCCGCCCCGCCTCCTATGCAAGTAGGCACAGTTCCTTTAGCCGCAGTTTCGGAGGACGGAGCCAGGCAGCTGCACTCTTAG CTGCCACGGTGCCCGAGCAGCGCACGGTGACGCTCGATGTGGATGTGAACAACCGCACGGACCGGCTGGAGTGGTGCAGCTGTTATTACCATGGCAATTTCTCCCTGAACGCTGCCTTTGAAATCAAGTTACACTGGATGGCAGTGACTGCAGCTGTTCTTTTTGAGATG GTTCAGGGTTGGCACCGGAAAGCCACCTCCTGTGGCTTCCTGCTCGTCCCCGTGCTGGAAGGCCCCTTTGCTTTGCCCAGTTACTTGTACGGGGACCCACTTCGAGCTCAGCTCTTCATCCCTCTCAACGTGAGCTGCTTGCTGAAGGAGGGCAGTGAGCATTTGTTTGATG GTTTTGAACCAGAAACCTACTGGGATCGAATGCATCTGCTCCAGGAAGCAATAGCACACAG ATTTGGATTTGTACAAGATAAATATTCGGCTTCTGCATTCAACTTCCCAGCAGAAAACAAGCCCCAGTATATTCATGTCACAG GGACAGTGTTTTTGCAGCTGCCATATTCCAAGAGGAAGTTTTCCAGCGGGCAGCAGCGGCGCCGGCGCAACTCCACCAGCTCCACCAACCAGAACATGTTCTGTGAGGAGCGCATTGGCTACAACTGGGCCTACAACACCATGCTGACCAAAACCTGGCGCTCCAGTGCCACTGGTGACGAGAAGTTCGCAGACCGGCTGCTGAAAGACTTCACAGACTTCTGCTGGAACAAAGACAGCCGGCTTGTTACGTTCTGGACTGATTGTCTGGACAAGATGCATGCTAGTGCTCCGTGA
- the DEPDC5 gene encoding GATOR complex protein DEPDC5 isoform X3 — translation MRTNKVYKLVIHKKGFGGSDDELVVNPKVFLQIKLGDVVEIAHPNDEYSPLLLQVKSLKEDLQKETISVDQTVAQVFRLRPYQDVHVNVVDPKEVTLDLVELTFKDQYIGRGDMWRLKKSLVSTCAYVTQKVEFAGIRAQAGELWVKSEKVTCGYISEDTRVVFRSTSAMVYIFIQMSCEMWDFDIYGDLYFEKAVNGFLADLFTKWKEKNCSHEVTVVLFSRTFYEAKSIDEFPETHRASIRQDHEGRFYEDFYKVVVQNERREEWTSLLVTIKKLFIQYPVLVRLEQAEGFPPGYNSTSAQGNYLEAINLSFNVFDKHYINRNFDRTGQMSVVITPGVGVFEVDRLLMILTKQRMIDNGIGVDLVCMGEQPLHAVPLFKLHNRCGPGDSRMGDDYNIPHWINHSFYTSKSQLLCNSFTPRIKLAGRKPLTEKAKNNRDASLGAPKDAENALPIQVDYDGYDAQVFRLPGPSRAQRCSTFSRSVRERESRTRKSSSSYDVSCSPSLQSRTLPPEEVRSQASDDSSLGKISNILMIPRPHLHQCEVSSSLGYTSTRDFLENMLESQQRDSSAPGRFHVGSAESLLHIRPGGYAPQRALINPFAPSRMPMKLTSNRRRWMHTFPVGPSGEAIQIHHQTRQNMAEMQGSGQQDLTHSSAELLELAYHEATGRHVSSRHPGDSGSFLSFGGAEEYGNGLGAGPNAGVNLKTQNKDSLEDAVSNSPDPILTLSAPPIVPGFCCTVGVDWKSLTTPACLPLTTDYFPDRQSLQNDYTEGCYDLLPEADIDRRDEEGVQMTAQQVFEEFICQRLMQGYQIIVQSKPQKPAPAVPPPLSSSPLYSRGLVSRNRPEEEDQYWLSMGRTFHKVTLKDKIITVTRYLPKYPYESAQINYTYSLCPSHSDSEFVSCWVEFSHERLEEYKWNYLDQYICSAGSEDFSLIESLKFWRTRFLLLPACISATKRIMEGEAHCDVYGDKPRSDEEEWQLLDGFIRFVEGLNRIRRRHRSDRMIRKGSAMKGLQIAGPIPTHSLEQSGPPIGKKGTSALSALLQMEASQKTLGEQQAAMLSGKSSGQPSESGNIAITPTYMDSPRKDGAFFMDFVRSPRTASTFYSQVSIDQSVPATSDGNTLLPTGQVPDRGSSQALGSTQNAADPGYSTAGAAEGSSQQCSTSALTSSSTLVEILEAMKHPTTGIQLLSEQKGLSPYCFISAEVVHWLVNNVEGVHTQAMAIDIMQKMLEEQLIVHASGEALRTFIYGFYFYKIVVDKEPDRVGLQQPAMWHTAAMDDFSAFQRKWFEVAFVAEELLHSEIPAFFLPWLPSRPASYASRHSSFSRSFGGRSQAAALLAATVPEQRTVTLDVDVNNRTDRLEWCSCYYHGNFSLNAAFEIKLHWMAVTAAVLFEMVQGWHRKATSCGFLLVPVLEGPFALPSYLYGDPLRAQLFIPLNVSCLLKEGSEHLFDGFEPETYWDRMHLLQEAIAHRFGFVQDKYSASAFNFPAENKPQYIHVTGTVFLQLPYSKRKFSSGQQRRRRNSTSSTNQNMFCEERIGYNWAYNTMLTKTWRSSATGDEKFADRLLKDFTDFCWNKDSRLVTFWTDCLDKMHASAP, via the exons GTGGTCTTCCGCTCCACTTCTGCCatggtttatatttttatcCAGATGAGCTGTGAAATGTGGGATTTTGATATTTATG ggGATCTATACTTTGAGAAAGCTGTGAATGGTTTCCTTGCTGACCTCTTCACAAAATGGAAG GAGAAGAATTGCAGCCATGAAGTGACAGTGGTTCTATTTTCAAGAACATTTTATGAAGCAAAATCTATAG atgaatttCCTGAAACACATCGTGCATCAATTCGGCAGGATCATGAGGGAAGATTTTATGAAGATTTTTACAA AGTCGTAGTTCAGAATGAGAGGCGGGAAGAGTGGACCTCCTTGCTTGTGACCATTAAAAAGCTTTTCATCCAGTATCCTGTGTTGGTACGACTCGAGCAAGCAG AGGGCTTTCCTCCTGGTTACAATTCAACCTCAGCACAAGGGAACTACCTGGAGGCTATAAATCTTTCATTCAATG TGTTTGACAAGCATTACATCAACCGCAACTTCGACCGCACGGGGCAGATGTCGGTGGTGATCACCCCTGGTGTGGGAGTGTTCGAGGTGGATCGGCTCCTCATGATCCTCACCAAGCAGCGCATGATTGACAATG GGATAGGAGTGGATTTGGTGTGCATGGGAGAGCAACCCTTGCATGCTGTACCACTCTTTAAG CTCCATAATCGCTGTGGCCCTGGTGACTCACGAATGGGTGATGATTACAATATCCCACACTGGATAAATCACAG tttctaCACATCCAAAAGCCAACTCCTGTGTAACAGCTTCACTCCACGGATCAAGCTGGCAGGAAGGAAG CCACTGACggagaaagcaaaaaataatcGTGATGCCT cattagGAGCTCCAAAGGATGCTGAGAATGCCTTGCCTATCCAGGTAGATTATGATGGCTACGATGCCCAGGTGTTCCGACTGCCAGGCCCATCCAGAGCCCAGCGCTGTAGCACTTTCAG CAGGTCAGTGAGGGAGCGGGAGAGCCGCACGAGGAAGAGCTCCAGCTCGTACGACGTCTCGTGCAgcccctccctgcagagccGCACGCTGCCCCCGGAAGAGGTGAGGAGCCAGGCTTCTGATGACAGCTCTCTGGGCAAGATCTCCAACATCCTGATGATCCCACGGCCTCACCTGCACCAGTGTGAAGTCAGCAGCTCCTTGGGCTATACCAGCACCAGAG ATTTCCTTGAGAACATGTTGGAGTCGCAGCAGCGCGACTCGAGCGCTCCGGGGCGGTTCCACGTGGGCAGTGCGGAGTCTCTGCTGCACATCCGCCCGGGGGGGTACGCGCCGCAGCGAGCCCTCATCAACCCCTTCGCCCCGTCCCGCATGCCCATGAAGCTGACGTCGAACCGCCGGCGCTGGATGCACACCTTCCCTGTGG GTCCCTCAGGAGAAGCCATCCAGATCCATCATCAGACCCGCCAGAATATGGCAGAAATGCAGGGCAGTGGGCAGCAGGATTTGACAcattcctctgcagagctgctggagctggcttACCATGAGGCAACGGGCAG ACACGTCAGCTCTCGGCATCCAGGGGATAGTGGCTCCTTCCTGAGCTTCGGCGGGGCAGAGGAGTACGGGAACGGGCTGGGGGCCGGCCCCAACGCAG GGGTGAACCTCAAAACTCAGAACAAGGATTCCTTGGAAGATGCTGTCTCTAATTCTCCAGATCCAA TTCTGACGCTGTCTGCTCCCCCCATAGTGCCAGGCTTCTGTTGTACAGTTGGAGTGGACTGGAAATCCCTCACCacccctgcctgcctccctctcaCCACGGATTACTTCCCCGACCGCCAGAGCCTGCAGAACGATTACACGGAGGGCTGCTATGACCTGCTGCCAGAGGCTGACATTGACAG GAGGGATGAGGAAGGAGTGCAGATGACAGCCCAGCAGGTGTTTGAGGAGTTCATTTGTCAGCGTCTCATGCAAGGCTATCAGATTATTGTGCAATCCAAGCCACAGAAGCCGGCCCCAGCCGTGCCACCCCCGCTCAGCAGCAGTCCCCTCTACAGCAGAG GTCTTGTGTCAAGAAATAGACCTGAGGAAGAGGATCAGTACTGGCTGAGCATGGGCCGTACCTTCCACAAAGTCAccttaaaagacaaaataattacTGTGACTCGGTACCTGCCCAA GTATCCATATGAATCTGCTCAGATAAACTACACCTACAGCTTGTGTCCCTCACACTCTGACTCTGAGTTTGTCTCTTGCTGGGTAGAATTTTCCCATGAGAGACTAGAAGAGTACAAGTGGAATTACTTGGATCAGTATATCTGCTCTGCTGGCTCAGAGGATTTCAG CCTTATCGAGTCTCTGAAGTTCTGGAGGACGcggttcctgctgctgcccgcCTGCATCAGCGCCACCAAGCGCATCATGGAGGGGGAGGCGCACTGCGACGTGTACGGCGACAAGCCCCGCTCGGACGAGGAGGAGTGGCAGCTCCTCGATGGCTTCATCCGCTTCGTGGAGGGCTTGAACCGCatccgccgccgccaccgctcCGATCGGATGATCCGA AAAGGGTCTGCCATGAAAGGCTTGCAGATTGCTGGTCCAATTCCCACTCACTCTCTGGAGCAGTCTGGGCCTCCCATTGGGAAAAAAGGAACCTCAGcactctcagctctgctgcagatGGAAGCCAGTCAGAA GACACTGGGGGAGCAGCAAGCAGCAATGCTTTCAGGGAAGAGCTCTGGCCAGCCTTCAGAGAGCGGGAACATTGCTATCACACCCACCTATATGGACAGCCCTCGGAAG GATGGGGCCTTCTTTATGGACTTTGTTCGCAGCCCACGCACAGCTTCAACCTTCTACTCCCAG GTCTCTATTGATCAATCAGTTCCTGCAACCTCAGATGGCAACACCTTGCTGCCCACGGGGCAGGTCCCTGacaggggcagcagccaggcccTGGGGAGCACCCAGAACGCTGCAGACCCAGGATACAGCACAGCAGGTGCTGCAGAGGGCAG CTCTCAGCAATGTTCAACAAGTGCTCTGACTTCCTCCTCCACTTTGGTAGAGATTCTTGAAGCCATGAAACACCCCAC CACAGGGATCCAGCTGCTCTCTGAACAGAAGGGCCTCTCCCCCTACTGCTTCATCAGTGCAGAGGTTGTGCACTGGCTGGTGAATAACGTGGAAGGGGTGCACACCCAGGCCATGGCCATTGACATAATGCAG AAAATGTTAGAAGAGCAGCTTATTGTCCATGCATCTGGAGAAGCTTTACGAACCTTTAtttatggcttttatttttacaagatTGTTGTGGACAAAGAACCAGACCGAG TGGGGCTGCAACAGCCTGCCATGTGGCACACAGCTGCCATGGATGACTTCTCAGCCTTCCAGAGGAAATGGTTTGAGGTGGCCTTTGTGGCAGAAGAGCTCCTGCACTCGGAGATCCCGGCGTTcttcctgccctggctgcccaGCCGCCCCGCCTCCTATGCAAGTAGGCACAGTTCCTTTAGCCGCAGTTTCGGAGGACGGAGCCAGGCAGCTGCACTCTTAG CTGCCACGGTGCCCGAGCAGCGCACGGTGACGCTCGATGTGGATGTGAACAACCGCACGGACCGGCTGGAGTGGTGCAGCTGTTATTACCATGGCAATTTCTCCCTGAACGCTGCCTTTGAAATCAAGTTACACTGGATGGCAGTGACTGCAGCTGTTCTTTTTGAGATG GTTCAGGGTTGGCACCGGAAAGCCACCTCCTGTGGCTTCCTGCTCGTCCCCGTGCTGGAAGGCCCCTTTGCTTTGCCCAGTTACTTGTACGGGGACCCACTTCGAGCTCAGCTCTTCATCCCTCTCAACGTGAGCTGCTTGCTGAAGGAGGGCAGTGAGCATTTGTTTGATG GTTTTGAACCAGAAACCTACTGGGATCGAATGCATCTGCTCCAGGAAGCAATAGCACACAG ATTTGGATTTGTACAAGATAAATATTCGGCTTCTGCATTCAACTTCCCAGCAGAAAACAAGCCCCAGTATATTCATGTCACAG GGACAGTGTTTTTGCAGCTGCCATATTCCAAGAGGAAGTTTTCCAGCGGGCAGCAGCGGCGCCGGCGCAACTCCACCAGCTCCACCAACCAGAACATGTTCTGTGAGGAGCGCATTGGCTACAACTGGGCCTACAACACCATGCTGACCAAAACCTGGCGCTCCAGTGCCACTGGTGACGAGAAGTTCGCAGACCGGCTGCTGAAAGACTTCACAGACTTCTGCTGGAACAAAGACAGCCGGCTTGTTACGTTCTGGACTGATTGTCTGGACAAGATGCATGCTAGTGCTCCGTGA